The nucleotide window AAATCGGCGATGAAGTCGGCGAGTACCTGTGATTTTATCGTTGTTCACGGCTGATAAGTTATATAACGCTCGCTTAGTTCGATGtcccacttggccagtcttcccaACAACTCGGGTTTATGTAGGATGCTCCATAGAGGGAAGGTCGTCACCACCGATATGGGGTGGCACTGaaaaatagggtctaagctttcgtgaagctataaCCAATGCTAAGGCCAATTTCTCGAGGTGGGGGTACCTCGTTTCGGCGTCGACAAGGGttttgctaatataataaattggagattgagTACCTTTGTTCTCGCGGACCAGCACCGCACTTACCGCGACTTCTGAGAAGGCCAAATATACTAGGAGGCATTCGTCGGGCTCTGTTTTGGCGAGTAATGGGGGCGAGGACAAGTACGCCTTTAGCTCTCTCAAGGCATCGACGCATTCTGAGTTTCACTGGAGCCCATTATCTTTTTTCAACACGttgaagaatttgtggcatcTGTCGGATGACCGCGAGATGAATCTTGATAGAGCGGCTATGCGATCGGGCAATTTTTGCACCTATTTCTTGTTGGTCAACACCTTAGGTATcccttcgatggctttgatttgatcTGGATTGACCTCGATGACTCTTTGTGATACCAAAAAACTAAGAAATTTGCCCGAAGTTAcgccgaaggcacatttttcggggtttagTTTCATGTCATACCGCCTTAATATACCGAAGGCTTCCTTTAGGTGATCGATGtggtcttcctttcttttttatttaaccAGCATGTCATCGATGTAGACTTTCATTGTTTTGCCGAGTTGatctttgaacatcttggtgaccaacctttggtACATTGCCCCCGCATTCTTCAACCCGAACGGCATGACTCTGTAGCAGTACGTTCACTGATAAGTGATGAAGGTAGTTTTCTCTTAGTCCTCTTCCTCCATGATGATTTGGTTGTAACCtgagtaggcatccaagaagtTTAGCAACTCGTGTCCTGCTGTGGCgtcgatgagctggtcgatgtgCGGCAATGGGAAGgagtcttttgggcacgccttGTTTAGGTCTGTGAAATCTATGCACATCCGCCATTTtccgtttttcttttttaccatgaccacattagcgacccattgggggtattttgatTCTCGGATGGAACATTTGGCAAGGAGCTTCTCCACTTCGGCACTTACGGCCTCGTTGATCGCAGCgttgaattttcttcttatttgctGTACTGGCGGATAAAGTGGATCGATGTTCAACTTGTGTGTGGCCACGTCTTTCGGGATACCTGGAATTTCTGCATGGGAGAAAGCAAACAGATCGGCGTTGTCAATTAAAAACTTGAGAAATGTACCTGGTTTTGAGAGTTTATGCCCGATGTAAGCCTTTCTGCCGCTATCACTGTAGTTTATTTGGACGTGATTGAGATCTTCTACCATAGATTCAGATGCTTCCATGATGTCGGGGTCCCTGATGACGTCTGTTTGTAGGTCGAGTACGGTTCCCGATTGCGGTAATTGCTATGCCTCTGCATTTGCTCCCTTTATCTGTTGGGTGTACGTGCAATCTTGGGCAATGCGATAACATTCTTGGGCGGTGCGTTGTTTGCCCCGGatactgaatattccccatggaaTAGGGAACTTGTTTGGTAGAGGCTCGACGGGATGGCcctcatggcgtgtatccatggccgccctatgatggcgttgtaaGCAGTGTCTTGGTTCATGACATGGAATGTTGTTTCCAAGGTGACGCCCCCAGGCAGAACAGGTAGCGTTATTTCCCTAGAGGttcgctcaactgcattgttaaaacctgttagtgTTATGCAGCGGGGTATTATCTTGTCCTCGAGTCTCATTTGTGCGAGGACTTGAGGGTGGATAATACACGTGCCACTCCCATCGTCTACCATTATTCTTCTTACATCCATGTCTAAAATACGTAAAGTAATAACAAGAGCATTGAAATGAGGGAAAGTCAAACCGTCGGTATCcaacttatcgaagatgatactgtctCCGAAATTTTTGTACCATTCGTGGGTGATTGACCGTTTCAATTTATGCGTAGTGGTGAACTTCACGTGGTTGATCATTGCTTTGTCGCCTCTACCAATGATCATTTGGATAGTGCGAGCTGGAGAGGGCGGCTTTGGAGGTCCCTGGTATGGTTCGCGTCCGCTGGCAAAGTTGGCGCTCGTTCGCGATCCCTCATCAGTTCTTTCAGGTGCCCTTGGTTTAACATTCTCACTACCTCTTGTCACAGACCTATGCAATCATCGGTTTTGTGACCTCGTTCCAGGTGAAATTCACAGAGGACGTTTGACTTCCGAGTATTTGGGTTGGGTTTCATTTTTTGTGGCCATTTCACCTTCGTGCAGAGCTTCTTtagtgcgtacactatttctgaaggggaaacacaaaaattgtgagcgggtaagagtggaggcatacctctttcgtttcgTTGAGTCCCTGTGTGCATCTTGGGAGGCCCTTCCGTATGTCGAGAAGGTGGTAGGACGGCTGTTCTAACGTAGGGTTGATGTCTTTCTCGGCTGAGGCTGGGGCCCGGCTGATCCCTTCAGCCGTTGTTACGATGATCCCTTCTCGATTCTGCTTGAATTGATGTCAATCGTTGGATCGGACCGTTAAGGTCATCCTCGTTGGCTCTCACCTCAGCAAAATAGGTATTGTGGATTTCCTCCCAGGTTGTAggagggtatttcatgagcctGCTTAACAATTTTCTGGTTGCTCTCGACCCGTTCCTGCTCAACTCGTTTTGGAAGGCCGCTACCGCCATCCCTTCTGATATATTCGGTAGGCTCATTCTCACCCTGTTAAACCGAGCGAGGAAGTCCCTAAGTCCCTCGCCAGGCGATTTCCTAACGGCAAATATGTCATTCACCCTGGCTTCCGCTTTCTTAGCCCCTGCATGGGTGGTGACAAACTTGTTGGCCATTTCCTCGAACGTTGCTATTGACCGCATCGACAGTTGTGAATACCAGGTAAGGGCTCCTCCTATTAGGGTTTTGCCGAACTTTTTTGGTAGCACTGATGGTACTTGCTCCTTCGAGAGATCATTGCCCTTCACCGCTGTAGCGTAATGGACGATATGATATTCTAgatctgtagtaccatcatatatcTTCAGGTACGGTGACATTTTGGAGGTTTTGGGAATGGCATATGGAGACGCTTCTTCGCTGTACGGTTGCTCGATGAATCGACCAACGTCTCATTTTAGTAGTAACTTTAGGGCACCTGGTATCTTGtcgaccctttcttggtgttctttcatcTGGTCGCGGAGCGCCTTGTTTTcgttttccatttcttccattttctttaggaCGAATGCGACCGCATCGTTACCTGCATCCACAGTGGGGTAAGTGTTACCTGTTTGAGGAAGGGGTTGCTCTCTAGTAGTTGTTACGATATCTGCTTGCGCGGTGTTTCCATTTCCCCTTTGGGAAGGTCTGTCGAGTATATTGTTTAGAGTGCTTGTCAGCCACTCTTTTAGTAGTTTCTTCACTGCTGGTGGTGCTTCTTCAGCTGCAGATGTGGAGGCTCCCTTTTCGCATGAAACCGTCACGCTTTCGTGAGGGGGAGGTGAAATACTTCGTCTGGGAGTAACGTTTGGTGTCACATTCTCGTCGTCTCCCCTACCATCTTCGTTGATGGTGTTCAGAATGTTGGTGGTGACGCCTGCTATCGCCTTTAGTCTCACATCTCCTTTTCCTGCCATCGTTAGTTTGGCAAAACATGGAAGAAATGTGTTTTTTTAATCTAGAAAGGACTATAGTTTCAACTAAAACCTCCCCACAAATGGCGCTAAATTGTTTGAGCAAATAATTGCTAAACCAATTAATAATAAATTAATGGAGTGAATCTCAGTTGAGCTTAATAAATCCTAGACCAAATAGAGCGAAATTCTTGTATAACGAGAATAGTATAGGAGTATTAGCTGGCAAGCTTAACAAGCTATGATTAGACAAAACATGTAATATCAAAAATATGCAATAAATGTAAGAAGCGATAAGGGTTGTAATATAAAGGAATTGTCACTAAATGATTGTATGATTGAGTACTTTCTTTCTCTGACTACGTGAAAATGTAAGCGGTTTATATGGATGAGGAATCTTGAGATTTATGAATGAAGGTTGAACAACATGTGCTTGAATAAAGTGAATAAGACAATCCTTTTGTATATATTCTTCTCTGAACTTTGCAAGGTGTTTAGTTCTCAAAAAGGCAGATCCCTTCATTATTCATTATctcctcctatttataaggggcATCCTCCAAAAAATCCTAAAAAGTACAACATAGAGAATATTCGAAGGAATATTCTTCCTATATCTTTCTAAGTTTAAGTTACCGTTATTATCTTATCTCAGTTGTCCGCTCTTGGTCGTCGACCTTTACCACAACAACCATCGGCCGCTATGACGTGGTCGACCCCGTCTTATGTCTTGCTTATCTCTTACTGTTATAACCAAATTTGGACCTATACAATAATTGCTTTCATCCATGCTTGAATCCAACATAAAATTGAAACTACAACAAAGTGGGGAAGTATATACTATATAGACACAAAGCAAAAATTACCCTTTATAGGCGAGACCCTCTTTGCTTTCCTCAGTGCCAAATGTAGAATATCTACAGATGACATCAACATCGGTAATTTTTAAAATGCACCTATCTTTTCTACCTCAAGCGTCAACTTTTCCTACAAGAAACGAGAAATCCCTTCTAATTTTCATGTAAGCATAAAAGAAACAGTGCATCCATAAGCAAAGTCTATATTCATACTCTCTCCGTCCCAATTAATATGATAGTATTTCCTTTGAGTTTATGTCAAAAAGAATGACAGTTTTCCATATAAGATGACTTATAACCAGATAAATATCTATAGCTTGTGTTAGACATAGTTCCGTGCTcaatcaaacaatatcgaataaATTAAGACAGAAAGAGTAATAAGTAGCCTACTCTAAAAACTAATTCCGCTAATAATAGATTTCCAAAAGTGAGATTAAAGGAGAAGATATACTATTTTTTCCTTGTTAGTCCTGTGGATTTGATACTACATAGTTTCCTTTCACAATTTCATAAATAGTAGTCTGCATTTGCTTACAGAAGCATGACATTGGATACAATACACGCACATGCACCAAGTACAGACCTGCAAACCGCAACAATATATTCgaatatttctcttatttcttATTTCAAAGATAACAATATGAAGTAACTATTAGGATTTTTCGCAaatgaaatataacaaaaaaaGAGAGTACCTTTACAGAGCTTAGAACGTCAGAAAACAGTAATGAGGAAGGAACTTGCCATAGTTGAAAGAGACTTGAAGTTCTGCTCATTTCTCTTTCTCTCAGAGAACTAAAGGTCGATCAGTGAATCATCTAGGATGTGTCAAAGCGGGGAAGAAAGGTAATAACACGTGAATGTACTAATAACGTAAAAGAACTGTGTTTTAGTCCTACAAATACTACACAAATATAACATGTGAAGGTACTGATAACTTAAGGAACGCCAATTTCCCAAAACATTCCCGCGACCCCAAATTTACCTTTAGTTCCTAAAGCGTCacaacaaaatataaaatttaccaaaacaCTCCTGAACGACCTCAAGGTCTTATTTGTTTACACTTAATgaaggtctgaatcttaattattcagatctcagacattaagtgcgtttgtttttaaaATCTGGATCTTAATTATTTAGATCTCAATCATTAAAAGTGTTTGTTTTTTaacttcacaaccacttaatgagTCTGAATAGGTATATacgattaagatctataacagaaacttaatttcattaagatgctatcatcaatattcattattaactgccgtcactgcctaccattatcaactaccatcATGCCACCAACCACTATCAGCACCACCatcatcatcctcaatcatagctgTCACCATAATCGACTACCACCATCCCCACCACTCCCACCACCATCATTTTCAACCACAACcaacactcatccacctcaactatCACAACTAACCactccatcatcatcaacaaccaTAGCCGGCGCTGTCCATCATTATAAACTACCAACACCCACTAtcaccttcctcaatcacaactaccaccaccaccaccatactcAATCATAATTGTCACAACTACCAATCACCATTAGCTACTACGCTAAACCACCACCATCGACCAAATctaccaccaaccaccacttCTAGTCGGCATTCACAAACACTAGCGTTAGTCATCACCATCAgcaactatcatattttaaaaattatatattttattgatggattattagattaattagtattttatttgaattttgtgtttattaattttcaaataaagataaatttataTATTCAAATGataaattttatcattttgtatttaaattttaatacATATCTTAATATTCAAATGTGTATCCAAATTCAAATACCTTAATCTTAATCTTAATAAGGCGAAAAGGTACATTTTGTAGTTGGATTATGATGCGATTGAAGTGTCCTCTCAAAGCCTTTACCAATAAACCTTGTTTCTCCCCCTCCTAACCAGTGATGTCCACACAATAAAAATGCTGATGAGTACAACCATCTTCAGTTCCATTCATCTCaaaacctcttctttcttcccaACCCCGCTTCCCACCAAACACCAAAATCTCACTTTCTCcttcaaacccaattccccaaTTGCCCCCATCAAATGGCACCACATAAATTCCTGTGCAGCTGGTCAAGAAATCGACATGGAACGAACCAAAGAAGGACTATACACTGCAAAACCCAAAAAAGTCGTAATCTTGTGGGACTTAGACAACAAACCGCCACGAGGCCCGCCGTACGAAGCAGCCATGTGTTTGAAAAAAGTAGCACAATCCTTTGGTGAAGTGGTTGATATGTCTGCATATGCCAATCGCCATGCTTTCATCCATCTTCCTCAGTGGGTTGTTGAACAAAGGCGCGAAAGGCGCCATCTTGATGTTCTCGAACGTAAAGGTGCTGTAACCCCATCTGAACCTTACATTTGTTCTGTTTGTGGCCGAAAATGTAagaccaacttggatttaaagaAGCATTTTAAGCAGTTACATGAGAGAGAAAGGCAAAAAAAGCTCTCTCGTATGAGGTCACTTAAAGGGAAAAAAAGGCAGAAGTTTAAAGAGAGGCATGTTGATGGTAATTACAAGTATATAGAGGCTGCTAGGAGTTTGATAACACCTAAAGTGGGGTATGGTTTAGCAGCTGAGTTGAGGAGAGCTGGGGTTTTTGTAAAGACCGTGGCGGATAAGCCACAGGCTGCAGATTGGGCATTGAAAAAGCAAATGCAGCATTCAATGACTAGAGGGATTGATTGGTTGTTTTTGGTTTCTGATGATTCAGATTTTTGTGATATGTTGAGGAGAGCTAAGGAAGCAAATTTGGGAACTGTGGTAGTTGGGGATATGGACAGGGCATTGGGGAGGCATGCTGATCTATGGATTCCTTGGAATGGGGTAGAGAATGGGGAGATAAAGGAGAAGGATTTAGTGTTAAAGCTTGAGAGGAGGAGGGAGTCTTGGGGTAGGAGTAATGCGCGGTTTTCTGTGAGTGAGTTTGATGGTGGGATAAGTGGGGAGGGTACTAGTGTAGGAACTTTGATGGATGATATTGTTGAGAAGTTAGAGCTTTCTAGCATGAGGATTTCGGCTTTCTCTGAAGGGGAggaggatgaagatgaagatgttgAGGAGCTGGATGAGGAAGACTGGCTTCGAGCAAGATTAGATCAACCAGGTGATGACAAATATGATACAGAGGACTCCTTATTGGATAGCGAGGATGAGGAGGGGGACTACTTATTGGATAGTGATGATGAAGATCCAGGCCAGATGGTATAAATTGATGATGAAAGCAATAAGAGAAAAAGCACTTTGGCATTGCTTTGTCGAAAGATTTATAGGAATTGTTTGAGATAAGGAGTATGCTCTGTAAAAATGAGGTAGAATGAAAGGTGGCTAGAGCAATTTGACATATTGACCGAGTATGTCTCTGGCAGTTCAGCTATCTTCGAGTATGTCGAGGTAATACAGATGTAACCTGACTTTATCTTTCAGAAGGATCCAAAACTGTTACTTGGTTATCAAAGTATTGCTTTGAAAGTTTACTGTGGCTGTATTCTCTTTCACAAACTTTCTACAAGGTCACGGTGTGCTTCTCGCTTATGGGAACATTCCCATTGATTCGAATATAATACATgacaaattccattttttgggcttttctccaaatttcttttgGAGCTCTGGATTATTTGTGATATTGTCATCTGATAAAGCTCTGAGTTATTACTTCTTTATCTTTCTGCTATGTGTATTGCATATACATGGCTAATATTAGTTGTTCTTGGGGTAACTCTTCTGAACCTGTTTTTACCTGCTCATTTTTTGAGGCAGTCAAGTATCAGCACGCGGGGGTTCTTCTACATATTAGATGTGGAAATTTCTGCTGCATTCAATGTTGCTCTGTGGTTTGGTGAATAAATATACCAGATAAAAGAGTGAATCTGGAATTTCTTTTAACTAATTCAACTCTTTGCTTTTCTCATTTCTAGTAAAATAAGTATCGATAATgtcaatacatttcctcaactgAGAGAAAAATTTGCTCTCAAAGACAACTGCAATCAGTACTAGTTGACAGAAGTAATCGAAAACAAAGAATAGTTAATAAGATGTCATGTTCCATGGTATTGGCAATAAAATTGAGGATGACAGGGAGCAGTAAATGGAGATTTTTATATGCCAAAGAACCACCGCTTGGAGTGCAGAACTGATTTCCTACTATTTAGAAGCGACAGTTAAGGGCCTCTTCGTCGTCCTAATTCCGGAAATTACGGTAAAGTCCTGTCTTGTTGGGCTATTGATATTGCATCAACTCtgggggtaatttggtgtttttgtCATATTTTACACAGCCGCTGCGACGCTAAAACCTTCTGCTGAATTCTCCCAATCTCTGTCCTATTGGCACGCACCTCTCTTTGGTTACAGATGTGGAAGCTAAACCCGCTTTTGGCGATGTGTAGCTCTGCAACAGCGGCACTTTGATGGGCATGTGTAACGTACTTCTGGCGTTAACCGTTAACCCTTGAAGCCAGTTCACTTTTGCTGTCCTTGTTTCTGCTAATTTGATCTTTACCCTCAGGTTTTTATCAGACAGTTTACCGGGCTGCTTAGCTGTGACCCCCCAATAAATTTTGGAATATGCTCTGTTTTGCTTTGGTCTCTGCTTTTCTGCTATCCATGTTATTGTCTCTCTGCCCGCTTGCTGATAGGTCAGTACTCTAGCTCCTGTAAATTTGTGTGTGCGCCTTGATGGACTGCAAAGGTTTAGGAAAGGGTTTTGGTTTGATTTCCAGAAACCAATAGATCTAAAAGCTTTTGCTTATGGATTTCATGAAGAGTTTTTGAAAAGCTCTTCTAGACATTTTACAatgtttttctctatttttcttattcCAATTTTAGGCTCCTTTTGGGTCCTTGTAGTCTTAATgataaaaaaagaagttaaattaGTGAAAATACTGGGTAAAGTTTACGTGTTTACAATGAATGAATCTTTTATTAAAGAGTAAATCATCCTTGATCGTTATTAGCCAGGACCCTTTTAAGTCAGTCATGAACATGAGTTAACATGATTATAAGATAAAGCACCATACAAATCGCTGAAAGTAAGAAGAATAGCAGGAAATTACATTGCTTTAGGAAGGAAGATATACCCCTACCActagaaattaatttaaatttatagCTGTCTATATCGCACTAGACAAAGATCAACTTCCTTCGAACTCACAaaaaataaacaatataaataCAGTCCACATGCATACAGATATTGCTATGGCTCTTCTGTATAGCTGTACATGAGTTTGGACAAGATATCATTTATCAGTTCCATCGGTTTTGCCGTAAAAAAACGTTCGGCATGCCAAACTGGTGGTATATGCAGCCTAAGGACAAGAACAATCATACAACTGATCCAGACAGGTCGAGTTGTATCACTGCACAAATATTATATGGTTATTTAATTCCTATTCCCTCTATGTTTCTATTGAAGTAGCGAAGGTCCTACAGGCATTGTTCATGAACCAGGATATTACGTAATATGTACGCTGAGAAGACAGGAACTCCTGCTCAAGCACGGACATCAAACTTAAATGAGGAGTTGGGGCAGGTTGATACCATCCCCTCAGGATAAAACTGGTACTTTGACATGCAACCAAATGGACGTCCTAAAATGCTCCATTGCTGGTACTGCATATGGAACACGAGCCAGTAATGTAGAACTTGCACCTGCAAAGCAGATGGCAGAGGACCTTGGTGGGTAAGATGAAATTTCACAGAGACTGTCAGTATAATTGAACTAGAGATGGTTGTCACTCCTAACAATGAGATCAGGCCTGCAATAAAAGGGTTCAGCTTTGAGGATAGCCGACTTATGAAGAGGAATTAGATAAAGGAGCCAAATGCAGATGTCGTCTTGGTATTTTTTAGGATACTTTCACTTTGTCATACTGTGATTCCCGAGTTAAATGAGGAGACTGGCAGCTACAATTATGAAGCAGAGTCTCCTGATGAAGCAACATTCCTTATTGCAGCTAGGGAATTTGGCTCTGAGTTCCGTAAAAGAACTCAATCAAGTATTTTTATACGGGAGAGATATCCTTCTTTTGAAGAGCCAAATGAAAGGTGATTCAGCCTCAATTATTGCCAGTTGTTTCAAGAATTACATTACCTTGTAGTATAATACCAACTTACTCTTGATCTGCTATGTTTAGGGAATTCAAAGTTCTCAATGTACTGG belongs to Nicotiana tabacum cultivar K326 chromosome 6, ASM71507v2, whole genome shotgun sequence and includes:
- the LOC107812281 gene encoding uncharacterized protein LOC107812281 isoform X1 → MLMSTTIFSSIHLKTSSFFPTPLPTKHQNLTFSFKPNSPIAPIKWHHINSCAAGQEIDMERTKEGLYTAKPKKVVILWDLDNKPPRGPPYEAAMCLKKVAQSFGEVVDMSAYANRHAFIHLPQWVVEQRRERRHLDVLERKGAVTPSEPYICSVCGRKCKTNLDLKKHFKQLHERERQKKLSRMRSLKGKKRQKFKERHVDGNYKYIEAARSLITPKVGYGLAAELRRAGVFVKTVADKPQAADWALKKQMQHSMTRGIDWLFLVSDDSDFCDMLRRAKEANLGTVVVGDMDRALGRHADLWIPWNGVENGEIKEKDLVLKLERRRESWGRSNARFSVSEFDGGISGEGTSVGTLMDDIVEKLELSSMRISAFSEGEEDEDEDVEELDEEDWLRARLDQPGDDKYDTEDSLLDSEDEEGDYLLDSDDEDPGQMV